In one Legionella clemsonensis genomic region, the following are encoded:
- a CDS encoding NAD-dependent malic enzyme has product MDYTRKIDENGQAYLEVNVKDYSLISNPILNKGTSFTNKEREEFRLFGLLPPEESNIVEQRNRSYAAFKSKPTDLEKYIYLRDLQDSNETLYYSLLCEHITEIMPIVYTPVVGDACLNFSHIYRRPRGVFIAYPYRDRIDKILENPRFDQVKAIVVSDGERILGLGDQGAGGMGIPIGKLALYCACSGIHPSATLPILLDTGTNNDELRKDPLYIGWRHERIRGQNYDDFIDAFITALKKRFPHVLLQWEDFALQNATRLLERYRGELCTFNDDVQGTAAIATGTLFSAVQVTGIQLRDQSIVIVGAGSAGCGIAELIVHAMIEDGLSEQEARNRIYMVDRNGLLIEGMKNLLPFQQKLLKSRQLVANWQSEHEGIISLKDVIKNLHPNALLGVSGQAGLFTEDLIREMASHVEKPIIMPLSNPITHSEAIPSDLMLWTNNRAVIGTGSPFGTIVKDGKMFRVDQTNNVYIFPGMGLGLISVKAKQVTDKMFMAAARALAACSPAKHDPNGNLLPPLTEVREVSYQVAFAVAKEAINANLADYLTDEDIEKCIRNHIWTPSYIPYRYKPR; this is encoded by the coding sequence ATGGATTACACGCGCAAAATCGATGAAAACGGTCAGGCTTACCTTGAAGTAAATGTTAAAGATTATTCCTTGATCTCTAATCCCATTCTTAACAAAGGCACCAGTTTTACCAATAAAGAGCGCGAGGAGTTCAGACTATTTGGTCTGCTGCCTCCAGAAGAAAGTAACATTGTGGAGCAGAGAAATCGCTCCTACGCTGCCTTTAAAAGTAAACCGACTGATTTAGAAAAATACATTTATTTGCGTGACTTACAAGATTCCAATGAAACATTGTATTACAGTTTGCTATGTGAACATATTACTGAAATCATGCCCATTGTTTATACACCAGTAGTAGGTGATGCCTGTTTGAATTTTAGCCACATCTACCGTCGACCACGCGGCGTCTTTATTGCTTACCCTTACCGCGATCGTATTGATAAAATTCTTGAAAATCCCCGTTTTGATCAAGTAAAAGCCATTGTTGTTTCTGATGGAGAACGTATTTTAGGTCTGGGAGATCAGGGAGCCGGTGGGATGGGCATACCTATTGGCAAGCTTGCTTTATATTGTGCATGCTCTGGGATTCATCCTTCAGCAACCTTGCCTATCTTGCTGGATACAGGAACGAATAATGATGAGCTGAGAAAAGATCCCTTGTACATCGGTTGGAGACATGAGCGTATTCGCGGACAGAACTACGATGATTTTATTGATGCATTTATTACAGCACTAAAAAAACGTTTTCCACATGTTTTATTGCAGTGGGAAGATTTTGCACTACAGAATGCCACCCGTCTATTAGAACGTTACCGTGGCGAGCTTTGTACTTTTAATGATGATGTGCAAGGAACTGCAGCTATTGCTACAGGTACTCTTTTCTCAGCCGTTCAAGTCACTGGGATCCAATTACGAGATCAATCCATTGTGATTGTCGGAGCAGGCTCAGCCGGTTGCGGCATCGCTGAACTTATCGTGCATGCAATGATTGAGGATGGGCTTTCAGAGCAAGAAGCGCGTAATCGGATTTATATGGTGGATCGCAATGGTTTATTGATAGAGGGCATGAAAAATCTACTGCCTTTCCAGCAAAAATTACTCAAATCCAGACAACTTGTTGCAAATTGGCAAAGCGAACACGAAGGGATTATCAGCCTAAAAGACGTCATTAAAAACCTCCATCCAAATGCTTTGCTCGGCGTATCGGGTCAAGCGGGTTTATTTACCGAAGATTTAATCCGGGAAATGGCTTCTCATGTGGAAAAACCCATTATTATGCCCTTGTCAAATCCCATTACTCATAGTGAAGCGATTCCCTCTGATCTAATGCTGTGGACAAACAATCGTGCAGTGATTGGAACAGGAAGTCCATTTGGAACTATTGTAAAAGATGGGAAGATGTTTCGCGTTGATCAAACCAATAATGTGTATATTTTTCCTGGCATGGGTCTTGGCCTTATTTCTGTAAAAGCAAAACAAGTGACTGATAAAATGTTTATGGCTGCGGCAAGAGCGTTGGCGGCCTGTTCACCAGCCAAACATGATCCTAATGGAAATTTGCTGCCGCCTTTAACAGAGGTTCGTGAAGTCTCCTATCAAGTGGCCTTTGCGGTAGCGAAGGAAGCTATTAATGCCAATTTAGCAGATTATTTAACTGATGAAGACATTGAAAAATGTATTCGAAACCATATCTGGACTCCGAGCTACATACCCTATCGATATAAGCCTCGGTAG
- a CDS encoding HlyD family secretion protein, whose translation MIRERLTAFQYWPHVVTIMIIVVAYAGYRYFAYYFTWSDDAYVSANVVNMASLVDGPISNIYVIENQNVKKGQPLIEIDPRPYKYAMEKALAEWNIAKIDYENDKLAIIIAREKLQQSKSFLALSQDHFRRYQKLLKERALPEIQVVNVEAKIKEQEAMVLAATQQLRIAEQNFDNNAVLAAKAKYDKARYLYEHTTIVAPADGYITNFNLRYGQYIKTGEGLFALVETKRWWVETRYRETVIRLIKPGDKAKIKIDMYPGKVFYGHVKSIGWGINRVQAGAVAPSTLLYMEATEDWIKIAQRFPVRIYIDDVSPEYPLRIGASATTITYPAER comes from the coding sequence ATGATTCGAGAACGTTTAACAGCGTTTCAATATTGGCCTCATGTGGTCACGATAATGATTATTGTTGTGGCGTATGCGGGCTATCGTTATTTTGCCTATTATTTTACCTGGTCAGATGATGCCTATGTTTCAGCAAATGTTGTAAATATGGCTTCCTTAGTAGATGGACCTATCAGCAACATCTATGTGATTGAGAATCAGAATGTCAAGAAAGGACAACCATTAATAGAGATAGACCCTAGACCTTATAAATATGCAATGGAAAAGGCATTGGCAGAATGGAACATTGCGAAAATCGATTACGAAAATGACAAATTGGCTATTATTATTGCCAGGGAGAAACTGCAACAGAGTAAGTCCTTCCTCGCATTAAGTCAGGATCATTTCAGGCGTTATCAAAAATTATTAAAAGAAAGAGCCTTACCAGAAATTCAGGTTGTAAATGTCGAAGCCAAGATTAAGGAACAGGAAGCAATGGTTTTAGCCGCGACGCAACAATTGCGAATCGCTGAGCAAAATTTCGATAATAATGCTGTTTTAGCTGCCAAAGCAAAATACGATAAAGCACGCTATTTGTATGAACACACTACTATCGTTGCTCCTGCCGATGGCTATATCACTAACTTTAATTTACGTTATGGTCAATATATAAAAACAGGTGAGGGCTTATTTGCCTTGGTTGAAACCAAACGCTGGTGGGTAGAAACGCGCTATCGAGAGACTGTTATTCGTTTAATTAAACCCGGAGATAAGGCAAAAATTAAAATCGACATGTATCCAGGAAAAGTTTTTTACGGCCATGTAAAAAGTATTGGTTGGGGAATCAATCGTGTTCAGGCGGGGGCAGTGGCACCATCGACCTTGCTTTACATGGAGGCAACCGAAGATTGGATTAAAATCGCACAACGTTTTCCTGTGAGGATATATATAGATGACGTGAGTCCGGAATATCCTCTAAGAATTGGCGCTAGTGCAACCACAATCACTTATCCGGCGGAGAGGTAA